The Rhododendron vialii isolate Sample 1 chromosome 1a, ASM3025357v1 region ttgaaGAGTTACAGATTAAAAAAAGGAGAACAAGGCATAACAAGTTATCCCGTTGCATTTTTTTGCCCTGTCAATCGATATGagataatgaaaaaaaatcgtGAGAATTACATCATCAAACTATTCAAACTAAATAGTAACTAAATACATGAGAATGCATCCAAGAACAGATATTCACATCTTCACAAAGGGAATGCAACAAATTCAGTAAAGAAACTTCAAAATGGGGTGCTCTCAACGACCTGGCAAGGAAATCTTTGGAATTGGGCTTGTACGTAGAGAAGCTTCATTAGATGCTCGGTTGTTGTAGTAATAATAAAATCTCTGctgattgacaaaaaaaaaaagagaatcaaAACTTTCGCGTACTATCAATATCAATCAAGATGAGAAGGAGTCCAtctaaaattttccatttttttcattgatCAATTTTGATTTTCCTCGATCTGGGTTAATTTACAGAGCAAGGAAGTATGGGTGGCCAAACACCTATGTATTTACGAAGGCAATGGGAGAGATGCTTTTGGGGCAGATCAAAGGAAATATTCCTCTAGTCATCCTCCGTCCTACCATTATTACAAGTACTTACAAGGAACCTTTCCCTGGTTGGGTTGAAGGTATCAGGTAACCCAGCTAATTACTACTATTACaaattaatctttcttttcttttcatttcatctGGTAGGACGCTAAAGAAATTAAGGAAAGGATAAATACGAATTTATGCTCATTTGTGGGCCATTTTTGGACCTGCTTAGATGAttggaatcgttcactttttgTAGATTGTCAAGAACATTGACcatgttaaaaatcaaatttgataTCGTTTAATATACTTTGGGTGCGCATTTGTCCTTGTCAGATTTCTTGGTgagttccaacctaaaacctaTTGACAATAGGTAGAGTAGcttctagaatatattaactaagtttggatggcttagatgagcaatATGAGATTAAGTCTTACAATCTTGAGACGAAAAGGTTTGTAAAACAGGGATTGATATATTGGTTACCCATTTAAGCCATTCATCTCAGGTTAAATGCGATATGAAATCATCATTTCAAACGATATCCGATCGACGTAATTTTGAACAGAGAAAATAATTCATCTTATTGATCACATCCGATTGAAACATTGATTTGacttggtttgatttgatacttgatgttctaatttttttgtttataatttGGTGTTTGGGCTCTCTTAAACACAAATCAATTATTTTCGAAACTCTAAAGTTAACCACCAGATAAACTTTCAATGGCCCGAAACTAACATTGTCTTGTTGGATGCAGAACTCTTGATAGCTTAGTGGTTGGTTATGGAAAGGGAAGATTGACATCCTTCGTTGGTGATCGGCAAACTATATTAGATATGGTGAGTTATAATAAGTCATTTTCATATCAAATGTCCGTTGATCCCCCATTTATAATATATATGCATGTAGTGAGCAACTGTTTCTTTTAGACTCGGGTATCCGAGTTAGTTTACAcacatctcgattaatttgAAATTCAGAAGTAAACTATTTAAACTTCTATTGgccttaaaataaaataaaaaaacgttcCCTGCAGTGAGGGTCCCTTCATATAAAACAATGGGTGATAATGCGCTCTTCCTATATGTGGAAGACATCATCGAGATCATCAATCAtgtcaaaaacataaaattattGGATCTCGATTAGTAACAACACATTAAATTAATTATGAGGAGCAATTAATATTTGACTTTGTGCAGATCCCAGCAGACATGGTGGTGAACTCAATGCTGGTAGCAATGGCAGCTAATGCAAATGAATTAGCATCAGATGATGTGGTGATTTACCAAGTGGGTTCCTCGGTTTCAAACCCAATGAGATTGAATCCTATTCAGGATTATGCCCAGCTTTATTTCAAGAAGCATCCATGGATTGGAAAAGATGGAAAGGCCGTTAAAGTTGGCAACATTACTTGGTTAAGCTCCATGGCTTGCTTCCGCAGATACGTGGCCATTCGTTACTTGCTTCCACTCaaggtgtgtgtgtgcatgtgtttaaCTTTTGGAAACAATAAGATTATTTCAACTAATCTTTGATTCTTTGGCTTAACTTAATTTGGACTTTTGaccccttcttttcttcttcttagtttttttcttttttaatttgggatgaagaaaaaaattggcctcaaagaattttaaaaattataccATGTTCGAATCCCAAATCTTTGGTCACTGGGGTTATGCCTAATCGTTACCTTTAAGACATTGGAATTAGTCGATGTGTGCTCTAGCTGGTCTGGACAATATctggttatcaaaaaagaaatgtaTTCATAGTATTACAAAGTTCATTTTTGTCCTAATTTTTATTCCGTGCaacttttttagctttttgtgtACGTCCTCCCGTTGGGAAGAATCAGATTTCAAATCATTTGAtaaaaagctaaaaatatttgttgtagataaaaaataattccaTTATAAGAAAGTTAGTTTAAACTCAATGAATACCAACTATTAATCTCgattttggggggaaaaaataTTTGTGGCAAAGTAGTAGGCCTAACTTTTAATCAAATTGCATGATGGTACTTAATTTTCTTCAATTTAATAAAACTGATCTCTAGACTTCTTTTCTTGTGCTTCTTTTCAGGGATTACAAATAGCAAATACAACATTTTGTCATTCTTTTGAAGGCAGGTACTCTTATTTGCGTAGAAAAATCAAGTTCGTGATGCGATTGGTAGAACTCTACGAGCCCTACTTGTTCTTCAAGGGCAGGTAGTACTCCATATAAGTATTAATTAATTCTTCAGCgcatttttttaatatctttaCCGCGCGCCAATAGTATTGCCACTAATAATATCGAGTCTTTTCTCGTTCAGGTACGATGATACAAACACGGAAAAGTTACGAATGGCAGTAAGAGAAGGCGGTATCGACGCCAATGTGTTCTACTTTGATCCTAAGATCATCAACTGGGAAGACTACTTCATGAATGTTCACTTTCCTGGAGTTGTTAACTATGTATTCAAGTGATCATTAACTACTACTACCATAAGTTGTATGCTGTGTTTAATTTGGGGGGTTACACTTGCACGTCAAAAAATTGTGCTTTCAGATTGAccagtttattttatttaattcttgGTTGTTTATTTGAAGACAATCTCTATATATTATTAATTGCTTCAAATGTGTTTGAATATTAATATCTTATGATGTATTAATTCCGTTGTACTCGTTATCATGATGAAATTCTTGGGATTAATATTGCATTTTAAATAGGTTTATTATAAGGATTGATGAATGGGCTTGTTTCCATTGATTGCGAAAAGACGATCGCGATCGAAACACCATTACTATATGGGGTTCTGACTGGCCGGCCCCAAAATGTCAACAGCTACCCATCCAAGCTCACCGTTTGTAAAGCCCATTCCCCATAAGCCCTGTTTTAAATAAACTACCAAAAATACCCCCGCTATAGTCGAACAATACATATAAtcccaaaaaacacacttcGCCCATGTCCTTTTCAACTTTCAgcaaaccctaaaccctcaaCGTTCTTCAAAACGTTATCGACGTCCTTCTACCttcaacaaacccaaaaaaactcaTCAACATCGTCAATCCTTCAACCAGATTGTCCCCCTTCTTCGGTAATCactgttttcttcttgttctataCTTTTTCTATACTCTCGTATTTCACATCATGTGAATTCTTGTATGTTGCTTTTGTTGCCTGTGTATCATGATCCACACACCTTAGATTTGACTTTTTCtgactttttgtttatatatttgcCTGTGTGAGTTGCGTTTATCTTTTAAGGTGtgatttattctttgttttgtgGATTTTGAGGATGTGAATTCGTTTTATGGATTTTGGGGCTGTGAATTCTCCGTCGAAGCTATGAAATCATCATTTTTTGTGTAGTAAGCTCCGAGGTGTGAATTCTACTTCGTTTtgtgaattttcatttttcgagATGTGGATTGTTATTTTTGGGGATGTGAATTCTCTCTCGAAACTGTGAactcttcattttttgtgtactaagttctgaggtgtgaattcttaatttgttgTGGAATTTTCTGAAGTGTGGACTCTTATTTTGGGCATGtgaatcttgtttttttttttttctttcttgttgtgaactcttcattttttgcaGCTAGCGAGTTATGCAAATTCACATGCACCATTTGCTTAAAGCACCATTGGTTTACTTCACACACAACATTGgaagaattcacacccacaATGCAAGAATCCCCACCCCATTTGACAGAGTTCGCACTCCATTTGACAGAGTTCGCACTCCATTTGACATAATTCACACTCCATTTGACACAATTCATACATCATCTGACAGTATTCACCCCCCAATTGACAGTATTCACACCCCCCATGATAGAATTCACCCCAATTTGAAAGAATTCACACGCTCTAAAAATCATATTTCACACCAATTTCTCAAAACATAATTCATCCAATTTCCACTATACATTCCTGAAAACAGAATTCAcatgcaccattttggggtacTGAGATTTGAATTCTACATTTTGGGGTACTgagatttgttttttgtttttttttttaaagctatGAATTCTTTATGCTtatgtgaattctgcatttaaTAATTGTTAGTGTGAATCATATTTCTTTCTGAAGGTGTGAATACTTCATTTTTGGGTAGCAAGctctgtttttttcaaaatagtgAATTAATTATTTCTGTCTGAATTCAGCATTTCAGAATTGTTTGATATCCTGATGTCATTGTCCCTTATAAATTTCACTTTGTCTCTTACCATAGGCACAGAATCTTACAAGGGACAATGACAACAGAATGGGGATGCTATGTCTCTCAAAAAGAGTATCAAGaaatagaacaaaaaatgaaggaagTTGAATTGAAGAGGGTACCACTAACAGCTAGTCCTTCTGGATCCAAGAAGCTACCACCATGCAAGGTACAGCCAATTAGGCTACTGCGCCCAATAACTCAACCAATTCAGGaagtaccaaaaagaaaaaggttggCAAGAAAGTCAacagaaaatcaaacccaaccaCCACCAAAAACGCGTGGGacggaaaaaagaaaatgagaagtcCAAACCCAACCACCAAGTCCATCATTGGAGGAACAACAACCCAAGAGAACAAGGAAAAGTCCACGCCAAATTCCATCAAAAACCGCATCTCACTCCTCTTTGGCACTAACCTACCCAATTAGAACAAGGTCAACAACGGCACAACCAGCTCAAACCTCATTGACATTGACATACCCACAACAAGGGAGAAGAGCAAGcacaaggaaaatgacaagAACAACACAAACACATACACAAACGGACACAAAAAATAGATCCAACCTTCAGTTGACAGTTACGTTTCTGCAAGATCTGAGTCTCAGAGGTGACCACCTCAACCTGCTGAAAAAAACACCATTCTGGCTGATCATTGATGCAATCATCTCACGGACATTGAATGCTGATAAATGCATCAAGTCAGAAAAGGTTTTCACAAAACTTGTTGCTGCATACAATCCCAAAACAGATTGCTTTACAATAGCTGGGAAGAATGTGAAGCTAACGGCAAATCATGTAAAGTTAATTTTTGGAATATCTTACGGTACGGAGCCATTTGCAGCAAAATTGAAGACTAGAGAACAGGTTGCATTTGCCAAGAGACACAACATTCAACAAAGACTGACAACCAAAGCCATATCAAATATGTTGAAAGAACTTGCCCAAGAGAACAAAACCAACATTGAAGATGTGCAAGATGTTGCACGTTTGGTCTGCATGTTTCTCATCGTCAAACTTTTTTTCCCAACATCCGGTATAATGGTATCATGGAAGCATGTCGATGCAATGGAAGACCTAACTAAGATGAAGTCATACAACTGGGCAGCTGAAATACACAATGAGCTTGTTGAATCAATAAAGAAATCCCAACATTCACCGAAAGATGTGAAGGGCTGCCAATTGCTACATCCAGTAAGTGAACtgattcaaatttgtttttacAATTGCATGACATACAACACTTCCAATACATCTGCTAATCAATTACATATTTGCAGTACTGGCTATGCGAGCACACAAACATTCTTGAACAAAAGTTGTCAGAACATCAAGTGCCCAGATTACTTAAGTGGAATATATCCACACTTGAACATGCGTTGCAAGCCATTCCAAACATcgtgaacacaaaaaaaattaaggtaaACTCAATTATTGCCACAAGGAAAGTGAGTACTGTCCTTTTCAAATATATCAGTTCTTCATTTGGCCTGCGCAATATATCTAGTTCAAAGTTGTGAATTCTACAAAATGTAGAATTCATATGCCCCATGTGTATTattcacacccccccccccccccccccccatttgaTAGGATTCACATTCCCATTCACACCCCACATGACACAATTCACTTCAAATTTGACACAATTCACCTCAAAATTGACACAATTCACCCCCCCATTTGACCTCATTCACACCCCCctttgaaggtgtgaattctgcatcaGAGAATATGAATTTTGCATTACAGGATTTGAATTCTGCCTTTCACGGCCTGTAAAATATGTATCCTCCTATTGATGTTAGAAATCTATTTGACATATTCAATCATTGTCATAGGTACGAGTTGCTGAACTTattgaaacggatcaagaacacaaactttacaaaatgaaattcccTTGTATTcaaaaaagagaaggagaatgagaatgagaatgagaaggagaaggagaaggagaaggagaagcagaagaagaagatgaagatgaagttgaaaatgaagatgatgatgatgatgatagcAATGGCGATGGTGATGCTGCTGCAGATGATGATAGTTCTCATGATGATGGTGCTGGTAATTATTCTCCGGTTAATGCTGGAGAAAATGACGACAATGGTGATGATGACGATGATAGTGATAATGATGCTGCTGATGATGATTATGATAGTCCTTGTGATGATGGTGCTGGTAATTATTCTCCTGTTAATGCTGAAGACAGAGATGATGACAATGCTCGTGCTGGTGGTCATGATTATCTTGGCCTTGAGGACATTTCACAACCCAACCAGCATTTTCAAGCACAGAACCCTCCGCAGGCGAATGAGTTGGAAGTATCAAAAGCGCTGCTCCACATATCCCAAAATCAAAGTCAAATCCAAAGATTTATCTCTGATAAAGACTCGGGATCAACACTTGTTCCTAACACGTACCTGCCAACAAATGAAGGGGAGTTTCCACATCTTATGTTATCCCCTTTGCCAACATATATCCATCCTGATCAAGATGAACCCCAACCAAACCTTGAATTTCTGTGTTCCTCTGCAGTGCAAAGAGTAACTGAACCGCTTGTTGAGCAGCTCCAGGAGGTAAACAGGCAACAAGAAGTTATAATTGACACACTCaaggaacaaaacaaaactaatgaGGTAAAAATGGCAGAACTCcttcaaaaaattgattttttgtacAAGGAAAGAAGGAATCAACAAGGGAAAGACAAAGAAGCTCTTCTCTTGGCtataaaaaatatcaaagaGTCACACGTGGCAATCAGTGAAGAAAAGATACAAATGGAGCTTGAATTCAAAGAAACTGCAGCAAAACAGGAGCAGCAGCTCACAGATGCACAAATGGCATTAATCGAGGAGAAAAAGATCTCACTTGGACTGAAAGAAACTGCAGGCAAACAGGCTCAGGAACTGGAAGATGCACGACTGGAAAAAATGCAAATGGAGCTTGAATTCAAAGAAGCTGTGGCAAAACAGGAGCAGCAGCTTACAGATGCACGAATGGCATTAATTGAGgagaaaaaaatctcacttgcAGAGAAGAAGgctgaagaaaaaaaggaacacCAATTGCAAATTGAGATAACAAAGCTGGAAGAGGAGAAGATGGTTTTCATTAAGGAGGTGGAAGCTCTTCAACAACACAAACATGAGATTGAAAGGAACAACGCAGAGCTTGAAAGGGAAAATAAAGAATTGCAAAAAGAACTgcaagaaaccaaacaaaggagCAAAGAAAGTCCAAAACTTGAACCCTTCTCAAACAAGACCGAAGAGCAAAACATAGAGCAACAAGTCCACAGTGTAACACAGAGTGCTCAAGTAAAATCATACTCAACGCAAGACACTCTGGACTTTGTGCACACCATTACACAGGCGACTAGCAAAAAACCCACTCCACCATCAAAATATCGAAGGATCAAGGACAAAACAAGCCAGGGGACAAGGAAGCTGAATGTTGATCCCATGTACACCTATCCCCTACTTGACAAGAGAGCTGGCGAAATGCAAACAGATGGACCAGCAGACCGCAAGCAGCTGAAAAAACTTAACAATCAGATGCAAGTTTTAAAGCTTCTGCCACAACTAACATTGCAACTCATCAAAGAAATGTGGGCAAATGCATCTCCAAAGTAAGAATTCACCCCCCATTTGATATAATTCACACCCCATCTGAAAGAATTCACATTCCTGAAAATAAAATTCACCCcaatttgacagaattccaatTTACTTTATGCGATAGAATAGTGGTAGTTTAGGGATTCTGAGATACAGGAGCAACAAATGTAGAATTCACATGTCCCATTTGTATaattcacccccccccccccaatttcACAGTATTCACACCCCACATGACAGAATTCACCCCCCATTTGACACAATTCACACTCCATCTGACAGTATTcctaatttcattttttaattgattgcaTAGCTAAATCTTTGTTTGTACTATTAAAACATTGTCTTCTTTGAACAGCAATGTGGCCTATACTGGAGCAAAAGGCTTTGTAATGGTTGAAGACATCCAAGAGATACTTCGAGATGGCGAGCTTGGCCACGAGGTACATACATTCATAATAAATTTAATACCGCATGCTATATAATAAGTTAATTCATTACATTGTCTTACAGACAATAAATGCCTATGCTGAACTTCTGGTCGAGGAGTACGACAAGTTTCCGAATTTCAGTTTGATTAAATCACAACCGAAGAGGTCATACATCTTCTCTGGAGACCTGATGGTATGAAACAAATTactgtattattatttttttaaatagccTAATGTATTAACTCtctaaacaaaaatcaaaatcttttCCTTCAAAACAGAACTCGTTTGTATTGAACACCACTGAGCAGAATGAACAAATGTTTGGAGAACTACTGCCAGATGCCATAAATTCCGCATCATATCTGATCTTCCCAATATTCTGCAAAAGCCACTGGACGCTGCTCATCCTTGATACTACTCGACCAATGTGGTTATACTACAACTCACTGAAAATCCAAGGGAGGGACAACTACTTTGATGCATCGACTCCATTGGTTAACTTCTTACTAATTACTTTGTCTTATCTCTATATTAGAATCCAattcatttgttttttactAATTGATCCTCTAAATTCATCAGAGGCTGGCAATCATTAAATACATCTGTTCAGAAATACGCACATCAAGACTGGAAAACTTCTCATCAACTGCTTGCATGTGTCCGACACCAAAACAGCAGCCCAATTCGTTTGTCTTAAAACCACTTCTCTGTCTCTACAAACCTAAacctaaagaaaaaatataagcATTCAACTAACACATTTAATTTATCTGTTACTGCAGACTTGATTGTGGCCCAATCGTGTGCTacattgtagggggatgaaaacaattgatgcttcagatcagctggatcgcaacggcttattcgtgcctcttcaccggaaccctagctcgacgtctgaaccctaatctgcaaaatagatagggggtgagtgcacctttgcctctcgtggcaaaggccctccgatgcctttgttagtatcacgtactagcaattaaaccctaattatcagtaggaaagcaataataatgcaatgtattgcgtaccttttacctctaggtttacctcttatttatagattcatggatgcttgctgtccaagcatccttgttgccataggattcctaactcgtataggagacccaggatatcaaggagtctcgtttcctttatcagtttacggaaaagagtccttttaggattcttttccattaagagtcgatcatcccatacttgttgggtatctttctcagatcctatattcttgggatcttattcctttacggaacatgactactctggaatcttccagagcattccctctgctcctactctcgattggagctccatctttgttcggccgtctcatggccgaacagacggcttggaccagttacttcacatgtaactggtccttgagcccgtacaaccttcctggaccattgacttctcatgtcactggtccatattgccgaacacttgtttagcacgatgaccgtcctgtctatattcaaactatggtcccacgtaccatttattcggatatcgattgcattgctttaaacctgtgatcactcgtatcacgtgctaggttctttacatcatctgttcggctgtatcataaccgaacagtctgcttggaccaattacttcacatgtaacttgggccaatgtaatcggaatgtctctaactgccgaacagtcagtttatagccataacttctcatatcattggcccttaattttgccgaatagattgcatggatcaatgacttcccatatcactggtccatatcgctgttcaccgaactgcccggcggtaagtcctatcgtacttaccacgtgcttccaatcatcacgtgttcggcaactaaatgtatgtgctcgggaatacctccctacaattgctccccagcttcatgtatttaccactgttcggggcaatatatgatgcttagaaacagaattctatctagaccaaactcttttgatcccgtgcagtcataatttcaatatctcattgatgccttttggcgcctctgtcattataccatctcgaggtaat contains the following coding sequences:
- the LOC131329727 gene encoding alcohol-forming fatty acyl-CoA reductase-like, with translation MELGSVVQFLENKNILVTGATGFLAKIFVEKILRVQPNVKKLYLLLRAADAKLASQRFHNEAVAKDLFRVLREKMGGSLNALISEKITLVPGDVTCENLGVKDSNLVEEMWREVDIVVNLAATTNFDERYDIAFDLNTMGAKNVLNFSKECAKLEMLLHVSTAYVSGERGGLILEKPYYMSETLNGAPGLHLDREKNIMEERLIELQAKGATDQEITLAMKDLGIQRARKYGWPNTYVFTKAMGEMLLGQIKGNIPLVILRPTIITSTYKEPFPGWVEGIRTLDSLVVGYGKGRLTSFVGDRQTILDMIPADMVVNSMLVAMAANANELASDDVVIYQVGSSVSNPMRLNPIQDYAQLYFKKHPWIGKDGKAVKVGNITWLSSMACFRRYVAIRYLLPLKGLQIANTTFCHSFEGRYSYLRRKIKFVMRLVELYEPYLFFKGRYDDTNTEKLRMAVREGGIDANVFYFDPKIINWEDYFMNVHFPGVVNYVFK